The Deltaproteobacteria bacterium DNA window GAGATGAGGACCCGCTTGGCACCCGCCTTCAGGTGCTTCTCCGCCCCTTCGCGCTCCGTGAACTTCCCGGTGGACTCGATGACGACCTCGACGCCCAACTTCCCCCACGGAAGCTCGGAAGGATCCTTTGCGGCGAGTACCTGGATGGTTTTACCGGCGACTACGAGCGCGCCGTCCTTCACTCCCACTTCACGCTCGAACCGCCCGTGTATCGAGTCGTACTTGAAAAGGTGCGCCAGCGTCTTCGCGTCGGTGATGTCGTTCACCGCCACGACGTCCAGCGCGGGGTCGTTGTACGCCGCGCGAAGGAAGTTCCTCCCGATGCGACCGAACCCGTTGATCCCGACTTTGACGGCCATGGCCCGACCCTCCTGGAGTGGAATGTCGATTCGGGGAATTCAAAAATAAGCAAGAAATTATACACCTTCGGGGCAATCTGTCAAATATCGTCCGCATTATCGGCCGGTGCGGGAGCCCGTCCGGAACTGCAGCTTAAAACCGTTTCAGGATTTCACCGACCCAGCGGATGCAGGCTTCCCATTGGAGGATTTCCGCTCCTCCGCGGGAATTTTCCATGCGAAAGATCGTTACGGCCTTGAACCCCCGCGCAATCGCGGCAAGCGCGCCGGACGGGAACCTCAATACCGTTGTCCGGAGATCGGAAAGGCCGGCCTCCCGGGCCGTATCGCGCACGCGGGAGAGAAGCGCCGGCTCCACTCGATACGGGAGAAGGAACCCCCCTTCCGCGATGCTTGCTGCCGCCTGACCCCGGGCGACCTCGGCGAATTCGATGAATACCCCGTTTCCCCGGAAAAGCGGATGGCGATATTTCGCGAGAAAGAACTTCACCTCCGCGACTTCGCCTGAATAGATGAAAACGAAGGGCTGAAACCCGTGCGCGGCCCCCAGGAGCCAACGATCCAGCCATTCCACGGCGAGATTTCGTACTTCCGGAGCTGATTCCCCGAAAAACCACCTGCTCGCCGCCAGCGCCGCAAGTGCCGACCCGACAAGAACACCCGCAGTCGCGTTCGGTTGAAGGTAGAGGAGAGTCGCGGAACCTGCAAGAACGGGTACCGAAAAGGAAAGAATGAGGCCAAAACACTCAAACGCCCTGCGGAACGCCGCCCCCGACGAGAAATAGCCTTTGCCGGTGAAATGACAGCGCAGCGGCACGGCAAGGAACAGCGCCTTCCGCTCCTTTTCCGAGAACGTTCCCGGCACGACCAGCGCCGAACGCGGACCCTTCGGACCCAGCCAATCGAGTGGTGAGAAACCACAGGCCTCGAGGAGAAGGAGCACGGCTCCCGCCAGTCCGGCGAAAAACGACACGGACGTATGTCCGGCGACGAGAAGAAAGGCCCCCGCCGCGCCGCACAGATAACCTGCGGAGGAAGAGATCTGCGGACAGGAAGGCACGCGGAATCGCTCCTTGACGCATTCGATCCCTCTGGTCGCAAGGTCCTTCTCAAGGCCGTCGATCGGATCGCTGTCGTACGCGCGTGGCACTCCTTAGAATATATCTTCGTGAAGCCCGGCGTCCTAATGATTCCATCGAGCGGCGCCCCGAATCCGGTAACGAATTGCCGCGTCCCGTGATCTAATGTCGAGCATGTTCGGGTGTGTCGCCGAAAACGCGCTGCGGGAGAGCTGTATTGGGCAAAACGTATCCTAAAGTGTTGGTGACCCGGAGGCTTCCGGGGGTTTCACTCGACGAACCGGCGGGAAAGGTCGTATTGGCCGCGCCGCCGCCGGATGCCCCGATGCCCCCGGATGAACTTCTCCGCCTGGCGCCGGGGGCCGCCGGCATCCTGTGCACGCTTGCGGACCGGATCGACGCGCGCCTCATGGATGCGGCAGGCCCCTCGCTCAAGGTGGTTTCCAACTTTGCCGTCGGGGTAAACAACGTGGATATCGGGGAGGCTTCCCGCCGCGGAATACGGGTATGCAACACGCCGGATGTTCTCACGCAGGCGACCGCCGACCTTGGATTCGCGCTCCTCCTCGCGGCGGCGAGGAAGTTTTCCGACGCGGAACGGGCGTTGCGGGCGGGGAAGTTCGAAGGATGGGACCCATGGGGATTCCTCGGCGTTCCCGTTTACGGGAAGACGCTGGGGATCGTCGGCCTCGGGAAGATCGGCTGTGCGATCGCGGTTCGAGCTAAAGGATTCGGTATGCGCGTCCTCTACAACAACCGGAGCCCGGTTCCCCCGGACCGGGAGAAAATCCTCTCAGTGGAATATCGCGGGCTCGACGATCTGCTGGCCGAGAGCGACTTCGTCGTACTGTGCCTCCCCCTGACCCCGGAAACCCGCGGGCTTATCGGAAAGGAGCGCCTGTCGCGGATGAAGCGGACCGCCGTACTCGTCAATATAGCGCGGGGAGAGGTGGTCGACGAAGAGGGCCTGGCGCAGGCGCTTTCCGAGGGCAGGATCTTCGCGGCGGGGCTCGACGTCTACGAACGGGAGCCTTTGGTCCATCCCTCCCTTCTGGCGGCGCCTTCGGCGGTGCTTCTTCCGCACATCGGAAGCGCAACGTCGGAGACGAGGGAACGGATGGGCCGGCTGGCTGCGGCGAACCTGCTTGCCGTCCTCTCGGGGGCGGAGCCGTTCTCCCCCGTCAATTGAAGGTTAAAACCCCTTCTTTTTGAGGAGATCCGCTGCGTCGAGATTTCCGGTTTTCGAGAAGGGGATGCGGACCGTACCGAGAACCGTACCGCTGAAGGTCACGGAGCCGTTGAATTCGTAATCGAGGCGCCGGGCCTGCAGCACCTGGCGCATGGCTTCCCGGAAGGCGTCCGTGCGGATCGCAACGGGAACCTGGACTGTCGTCACGCGCGATGCCTCGATGCGGATCTCCTCCCCATGGTCGCCCTCCGCGACCGTGTCGCGGCCGATGACCGCAAAGTAGGCGACACGAGTCACGGTAAGGGGATAGTCGTTCCGGTTGTCCACCTCGAGGGTCAGCAGGAACGCCAACGGCCCTTTAGGATCGTTGACGGGGTCCGATGCGAGAATAATCTTCGCAACCCGGACCTTGGGCGGCTTCAATGCATCCTTGATCAACGCCCGGCAGGAGACCGCGGCAAGCGAGGCGGCGAGCAGGAAAATAAAGAGAGGGAACCGATTGGCGATCCGCATCACCGACATTCGTGTCGCTTTGGGTTTTCCCGAAGATGAGCTTTTCCCCCGGGTTCTTTCCATTATAGGGGTTCCACGCGAGGAGGTTGAGCGTTTTTCCGTTTCCCGGCGCGGGCTGGACGCCCGCCGGAAGGATCGGATCAGGCGCGTGTACGCGGTCGATTGTTCCCTTCGATCCGCCGCCCTTGAAGAGGAAGTCTGTTCGCGTGTTTCCTCCGCGCGCCCGATCGTTCCCCAGCCGAACCCGTTGCGCATCGGAAGGTTCCGCATGCCGGAGATGAGGCCGGTGGTGGCCGGCGCCGGACCCGCAGGTCTCTTCGCGGCACTGACCCTTGCCCGTTATGGAGTCCCGCCGCTCGTGCTTGAACGCGGGAAACCGGTCGAGGATCGTTCGCGGGACGTGGCGGCTTTCTGGAAATCCGGGACGCTCGATCCGGAGAGCAATGTCCAGTTCGGCGAAGGCGGTGCGGGGACGTTTTCCGACGGAAAGCTTACGACTCGAATCGGGGATCCGCTGGTCGAATACGTCGTCGGAACTTTCGCGGGGTTCGCAGGGATCCCGGACCTCTGCGTGGAAGCGAAGCCACATGTCGGGACCGATCGCCTCCGGGAATTCTGCCGCAGGATGCGGGAAGAGCTTTTCTGGCTGGGAGCGGAGGTAAGGTTCGAGGCGCGCGTCGAGGAAGTGATCGCTGAAGGAGGGCAGGTCCGGAAAGTTCGGCTCGCCGGAGGGGAGGAGATCCCCTGCACGGACCTCGTGCTTGCCGTAGGACACTCGGCGCGGGACACCCTTCGGATGCTTTTGTCGCGCGGGGCGAAGATGTCCTCCAAGCCGTTCGCGGTGGGTTTTCGCGTGGAGCACCCGCAAGGGCTCATCGATTCCGTCCAATACGGAAAAGCCGCGGGGCGCCCCGGCCTTCCCCCTGCTGATTACCGCCTGGCGGTTCGCGCTCCGTCGGGCCGGGGAGTTTACTCGTTCTGCATGTGCCCCGGCGGCGAAGTACTGGCCGCCTCGTCCGCGCCGGAAGGGTTGCCCGTCAACGGAATGAGCTCCCACGCAAGGAATTCCGGGTTCGCCAACAGCGGCATTGTCACGGCTGTTTCGGGGACGGATTTCGGGACGGGCGACGTGATGGCAGGCGTAGATTTCCAGAAGCTGCTCGAGGTGCGCGCCTTCCGGAAAGGGGGAGGAAATTACGGAGTCCCGGCCATGAACCTTCTCGCGTTCCTCGACCGGAAGGTCCGGAACCTGTGCCGCGGGAAAGCGCTCGCCCCTGGAGTCGTTCGCGCGAATCTTTCGGGGATACTCCCTTTGCCTGTGGAAGAAGACCTGCGGTTCGGCCTGCGACGGTTCGGCGAAGCGATGCGGGGGTTCCTGACGCAGGAGGGGACGCTCTATGCGGTGGAGTCCCGCACCTCCTGCCCCGTTCGCATGGAAAGGGAGAATTATGAGTCGGTTACGCTGAAAGGGCTGTATCCTGTGGGTGAAGGGGCGGGGCACGCCGGAGGAATCATATCTTCCGCGGTGGACGGGATCCGCGGGGCCCTGCGCATCCTCGAAAAACTCTCCGTATAAGGACGGTGCAAGAGATGGTGAAGACGAAATTCGTCAAGGACATAAAGGAAGGGGAACCGGTGCGAGACCTGTTCCTCGTCGCCGGGAAGGCGCAGCTCCTGAGCAACGCGGGGAAGCCGTACCTGAACCTCGCCCTGCGCGACCGGACGGGGCAGTTCGAGGCGCGGGTGTGGGACCGGGCGGAAGAGATCGGGAAGCGGTTCGACCGGGACGACATCGTAGAGGTCAGCGGAACGGCGATCCAGTACCAGGGGAGGATGCAGCTGAAGGTCCACGACGTTCAGAAGCCCGCGGGCGCGAAACCGGACCTGGGGGATTTCCTTCCCGTGACGAAGAAGGGGATCGAATCGCTGTGGGAGCGCTTCAAAGCGCTGACGGCCGGGATAAGGGATGCGGACCTGCGCCGGCTCCTGGAAGAGGTCTTCTCCGATGCGTCTGGGGCGGAGACGGCGCGGCGGTTCCGGCAGGCGCCCGGCGGAAAGAGCATGCACCACGATTACATCGGCGGTCTCCTGGAGCACACGGTTTCCGTCGCGGAAATCTGTCGGTTCCTCTCCTCGCATTACGAGGGAGTGGACGGCGATATTCTCGTTGCGGGGGCGCTCCTGCACGACGTGGGCAAGGTGGAGGAGCTAACGTACGAAGGGACTTTCGACTACACCGACGAGGGGAGGCTGCTCGGCCACCTGTACATGGGATCCGAGATGATCTCCCGCGCCTGCGACCGCATCGACGGCTTCCCGCCGGAAAAGAAGATGCTCCTCAAGCACATGGTCCTCTCCCACCACGGTGAGCTGGAGTTCGGCTCGCCCAAACGTCCCAAGACGCTCGAAGCGGTCCTGTTGCACTTCGTCGAGAACATGGACGCCAAGTCCAACGCGTTCACCGAGGCGATGGATGACCTGCGGGAGGGCGCACGCTGGACGGAATACAACCGTATGTTCGAGCGTTACCTCTTCTCGGGGAAGTTCGGGAAATGATGTCCTGTCCGTAACAATTTGACAGACTGAAAAACGAGGTTTTATAATTCCGGCTGACATCTGCATGCGATCGACCGTTTTGCAGCGCACTGCCTGAAACTTCGGGCGCGGAGGCACGGCTGCATGTCCCGCAATCGGCGCATGATCCACCGAATCGCGTTGTCGATTTTCTTCCTCGTTTTTACTTTTCAGGCCATTTCCCTTCCCGTTCCCGTCGCAGCGGCCTCAACGCCATTATCGCGACCGGACATCGCCGACCGGCTGTCGGGTATAAATACCTTCGGCATGATCTATCCGGAAATTCGCATATACGAGATGTCCGCCGGAGGTGTCCGCGAGTACATGGATGATTGGTCCGCCAAGGGAAAGGAGAACGTGGCGAAATTCCTGAAGGACGCTTTCGGGGATCGACTCGCCGAGAGAAGGAAGGAAGTCCTGGACAACGCCGTAAGAGATGAACTGGAAGAGGTCATCGCTCTTTACGAAGTGGCGATCGCAAGCTATTTTCAGCAAGCTGCACCGATCAACGGATTCCCGGAGAAGAGGGGTTTTTCCGCTTACGAGCTCGGCCCCCTGGATAACCTCTTCGCGAGCCTCGGTGTCGACGGCCTCATTGTCGTCAAAGGAGTCGACGTGATCTCCACAGGAGGAAGGAAAACGCTTGCCGTCATAGGCGCGATGGCGGGGATCGGCTTGCCGCTCGGCTTCACCGGCATGGATATCGGTTTCATCGACCGGTCCGGGGGTATCCTGTGGTTCAATTCCAAAGGAAGTGTTGTCGGAAACGACTTCCGCGAGCCGGAAGAAGCTGCGAAGATCACCGGCGAGACGCTCTCCGGGTTCCCGGGATTGAAGCCGTGAGACGGCTGGTGTACGCCGCGTCGGCGGCGTTTATTCTCGCAGGCTGCGCCACGACGACCCTCCCGCCGGTCACTTCGAAGGATTACGCCGTCGAGAGCGACGAGAGGTCGCTCTGGGTCCAGGCGGCGGAAATGGAAAGGGGATTTTCGAAAAGCGGATTCCTGCTCGGCGACGAGGCACTGGAGCGGTACCTGGACGGTGTGGCGGCCAAACTTGTCACCCCCCAAATGAAGGGGCGCGTTTCGTTCCGAATCCGCGTTTTGAAGAACCCGCACCTGAACGCCTTCGCGCTTCCGAACGGCGCGCTGTACCTCCACACGGGAATCCTCGCCAGGATGGAGAACGAGGCGCAGCTTGCGACGCTTCTCGCCCACGAGATGACCCATACAACCCATCGCCATTCCGTGAATCAGTTCAGGAACGTTAAAAACAAGTCGGCATGGTTGGCATCATCGGTCGTCCTGACCGGCGGATACGGCGCAATCCTTGGAGCGCTGGGGGCCGCGGCGGCGGTGACCGGGTATTCGAGGGAACTTGAGACTGAAGCCGACATGGAAGGGATAAAGCTCGTCGTCGCGGCCGGATACGATCCGAAGGAATCCCTCAAGATCTTCGAATACCTCAAGAAGGAAATAGAGGAGGAGAAGATCACAGAGCCGTTCTTCTTCGGATCGCACCCGCGCATACAGGAGCGGATCGAGAACTACGAAGGGCAGCTCAAGGAGAAGTACGCCGGAATGACGGGTATCGTCAACCGGGAGAGGTTCATCACGGCGGTAAGGGAGGTCATCCTGGAGAATGCCCGGCTCGACCTGAAGATGGGGAGGTTCGGGATCGCACAAAGGGGGGCGGAGAAATACCTGTCTATACGGGGGAATTGCGCGAGGGGGCGCCACCTGCTGGGCGAGGTTTTCAGGCAGAGGGGAGAGAAGGAGGACGAGGCGAAGGCCGTGGCGGAATACCTGAAGGCCATGGAACTCGATCCTTCATTCCCCGATCCGCACAAGTGCCTCGGGATGATCCGTATGAAAAAAGGCGAAAAGGAGGAGGCGAAAAAGCATTTCGAAAGGTACCTCGCGCTCTCCCCCGATGCTCCCGACAGGGGATATGTGGAGGAATACATGAAGGCGGTGCGATGATGGAGCACCTGCCGAAAGCGATCCTCGCTGTTTCACTCGCGCTGCTGGCTGGGTGCGCAACACCCAGGTGGACCGTCGTCGGAGGAGAATACAGGGACGAATCGAAGAATGTTCTCGTGGATCTGCCGAAAGGGTGGGTGAAGTCCGGCTCCGGGGACAGCATCTTCCTGACGAGGGAAGGGGGAGCCCTTCAGGCGATCATCATCTCGCGGCACGAAATAGGGGAGAATCTGCCCAGCACGAAAAAGAAATTTCAAAAGGGGATGCTGCCGCAGGAGGTCGCGGAGGTTGCCCTCGACCAGTTCCACTCAAACCCGGCGTTCGAAAGAATGACCGTCCTCGAAAACAGGCCGGAGACGATCGGCGGATACGCCGGGTTCCGGTCGGTGTTCACGTACAGGTCGAAGAACGGAGTAAGGTACAAGATTATCTTTTGCGGATTCCTGCTGGAGAACCACTTCTATTTCATTCGCTACTCGGCGGCGCAAAGGCACTATTTCGACCGGGATGCGGAAACGTTCGAAAAGGTATTGCACAGCTTCCGGCTTATCAAGGCTCCCGAACGTCCGATGGAGAAAAAGGCTGCGGGAGCATAGGCCCCCTCATCCCACCTCGGCGAAGGGGCGGAGGCGGAAGGAAACTCCCTCGATCGAGTCGGCAAGCAGGCGAACGGCGTCATGGTCGAGGCCGGGGAGGGCAACGGCGGTCGCGACCACCGACGGGACGTGCCGCGGTGCTTCTCTAAGGAATTCAAGAATGGCGGGGAACGATGCCGGTCCGTAGCGGTTCGGGCAGATCCGGGCATACGTTTCCGAGTCGGGGGCGTTGAGGGAGACGGAGAGGGCGTCCACCAGCCCCGCGAGCTCCGGCAGGATGTTTCTCCCGTGCACCAGGTTCGCCAAGCCGTCGGTGTTGACCCGGACCTTCGCGCCTTTCGACTTGAGTTCACTCGCGATCGCCTTCACGTCATCCAGCCGTAAAAGCGGCTCACCGAACCCGCAGAAGACGACTTCGTCAAATTGAGTCGGATCGCCGACTTCCGCAACGACTTCTTCGACCGACGGCTCTCCCGGCAGTTTCAGATAGTGCCCCTTTACGTGATAATCCTCCCGCTTCGCGCAGAAGACGCAGGTGTTGGTGCACCGGTTGGTGATGTTGAGGTAGAGGGAATTCCGGATCAGGTAGGACACCCGGACTTCCTCTTCCGACGGTATGCGGTAGATACGCAGAGCGTTGAGGGTGGTGACCCTTCCGACGTCCTCCGCCGATAGCCCCTTGATCTCCGCGATCTTATTCGCCACGAGCGGTATGAAGGCAGGCTCATTGGTTTTCCCGCGATGGGGCAGCGGCGCAAGGAACGGACAGTCGGTTTCGAGGAGGAGCTTTTCCAAAGGGAGTTTCCGTACCGCCTCGACTTGCGGCTCCGATCCCTTATAGGTGATCGCGCCGGGGATGGAGATGAGGAAGTTCATCCCGACCGCCTTCCGCGCCATCTCGTAATCGCCGGAAAAGCAGTGGATGATCCCGCCGACTTCGGAGGCATTTTCCTCGGCGAGAATGGAGAGGATCTCGCCGTGGGCGATCCGGTCGTGGATGATGACCGGCAGGCTCCTTCGCCGCGCCAGCCTGATCTGCTCTCGGAAAGCGGCCCGTTGCGTGTCCCGAGGAGAGCGGTCCCGGAAGTAGTCGAGGCCGGTTTCGCCGATACCGACCACCTTGTCGCAGCGGGATAGCCGGTCGAGCGATGCAAGCATGTCATCCGAACATTTCGAGGCTTTGTGCGGGTGGAGGCCGATCGATGCGTAAATTCCCGAGTGGCGGTGCGCTATTTCGATGGCTTTCGCATCGCTTTCCGGATCAATCCCGATCGTGACGATGCGTGAAACGCCCGCCTCCCGCGCGCGCCGGATGACATCCTCTTCCGCGTTGCAGAGCGGCTCATGGTCCAGGTGCGCGTGCGAGTCGAAGTACATCTGATTCCGCCGCCTCCACAAAAACAGGGACGTTCTTAAAAACTTCGGACCGCGGTCATTCCTCGATGCGGGGGAAGGCGACGGCGGATTTCGGCAGGGTGACGCCGGGTTTGAGCCCGCCCCAGACGCCGGTTGAGGACAGGTTCGCGGACGCCACCTGCCCTTCGCACCCTAGCGCCTCCCACATCTTCTGGGCGGCGATCGGCACGAAGGGGGCCGAAAGCAGCACTGAAATACGGGCGGCCTCGAGGATGTTGTACAGGACCGTGCCCAGCCGCTCCCGTTTCGCGGGCTCCCTGGCCAGGGCCCACGGCGCCGAGGAATCGACGTACCGGTTGGCGGCCTTCACGAGGTCCCACGTCGAAGATAGCGCGTTGTGGAACTCGACTTTTTCCATCGCCCCGTCCACGGCGCAAAGGACCTCGGCGGCTTTCGCGGCAAGCTGAAGATCCTGCTCTTCGGAGCGGGATGGGGGAGGGACGGTTCCGCCGAAATATTTCCCCAGCATGCCCAGCGTCCGGTTCAGCAGGTTTCCGAAGTCGTTGGCGAGGTCGGAGTTGATCCTGTGCACGAGGGCCTTGCGGGAGAAGTCGCCGTCCATCCCGAACGGGACTTCCCGCATGAGGAAGTAGCGGAAAGCGTCCGCGCCGTATTTTTCCACCATCTCGTACGGGTCCACGACGTTGCCCAGCGACTTGCTCATCTTCTGTCCTTCGACGGTCCACCAGCCGTGGGCGAAGACGCCAAGCGGCGGTGCAACCCCCGCCGACATCAGGAACGCCGGCCAGAACACCGCATGGAACCTGAGGATGTCCTTCCCCACCATATGGATGTCCGCGGGCCAGAAGGTGTCGTACCTCTCCCCGCCGTCCGGGTATCCCACGCCGGTAATGTAATTGGTGAGAGCGTCGTACCATACGTAAATCACGTGACCCGGGTGATCCGGCACCGGGATTCCCCACGTAAGCGAGGTGCGGGATACCGACAGATCGTTCAAGCCCCCTTCGACGAAGGCGACGACTTCGTTGCGGCGGCTCTCCGGCCTGATGAACGCCGGGTTCTTCCGGTAATAATCCAGCAGCGGACGCTGGTACTTCGACAGGCGGAAGAAGAAGGACGGCTCCTTTCGCCGTTCGACGGGCCTGCTGCAGTCGGGGCATTTGCCCTCGACGACCTGGAGGTCCGTCCAGTACGACTCGCATGGCGTGCAATACCATCCCTCGTATTCGCCGAGGTAGATGTCCCCGTTGGCGAGCGATTTCCGGAAAAGGTCCTGCACGGATGCGTAGTGGCGGGGTTCCGTAGTGCGGATGAAGTCGTCGTTAGTGATGTCCAGAGCGGGGGAGAGCCCCTTGAACCGCGTGACCACCTTGTCCGCGAGTTCCCTCGACGCTATGCCCTGCTGCGTGGCGCTCTTCTGGACCTTCTCGCCGTGCTCGTCCGTCCCGGTAAGGAAAAATACCTTCTGCCCCTTCATCCGGTGGTAACGCGCCAGCGTGTCGCATGCGACGGTGGTGTAGGCATGCCCGATGTGCGGAACGTCGTTGACGTAGTAGATCGGCGTCGTGATGTAGAACGTGGGCTTCACGAGGTACCGTCCTCACCGTCGTCGAACCGGAATGAGAGATCGTCGCTTTCGGAGGCCTCCTCCGGAGAAGACGGCGCCTCCTTGTCCGCGCCGCACGCTTCGCAGGCCTTGGCCCTGGCCCGGTTGTAGGACTCATGCTCGTAAATCAGGCAGCACATGAGACGCCCGCAGACCCCGGACAGCTTCGCGGGGTTCAGGGCCAGCTTCTGGTCCTTCGCCATCTTCACGGTGATGGGTTCGAAGTCGGAGAGGAATGCCGCGCAGCAAAGGTTTTTCCCGCACGGCCCGATGCCGCCGACCACCCTCGCCTCGTCTCGCACTCCGATCTGCCGCATCTCGATGCGCGTCCGCAGTTCGTGCGCAAGGTCCTTCACCAGCTCGCGGAAGTCGATCCTCCCGTCGGCGGTGAAGTAGAAGATGGCCTTGCTCCGGTCGAGGAGCACCTCGGTGCGGGCCAGCTTCATGAGAAGGGCGCGGGCCTCGATGCGTTTCAGGCAGAAGGAGTGCGCCTCCGCTTCGCGCCGG harbors:
- the metG gene encoding methionine--tRNA ligase gives rise to the protein MKPTFYITTPIYYVNDVPHIGHAYTTVACDTLARYHRMKGQKVFFLTGTDEHGEKVQKSATQQGIASRELADKVVTRFKGLSPALDITNDDFIRTTEPRHYASVQDLFRKSLANGDIYLGEYEGWYCTPCESYWTDLQVVEGKCPDCSRPVERRKEPSFFFRLSKYQRPLLDYYRKNPAFIRPESRRNEVVAFVEGGLNDLSVSRTSLTWGIPVPDHPGHVIYVWYDALTNYITGVGYPDGGERYDTFWPADIHMVGKDILRFHAVFWPAFLMSAGVAPPLGVFAHGWWTVEGQKMSKSLGNVVDPYEMVEKYGADAFRYFLMREVPFGMDGDFSRKALVHRINSDLANDFGNLLNRTLGMLGKYFGGTVPPPSRSEEQDLQLAAKAAEVLCAVDGAMEKVEFHNALSSTWDLVKAANRYVDSSAPWALAREPAKRERLGTVLYNILEAARISVLLSAPFVPIAAQKMWEALGCEGQVASANLSSTGVWGGLKPGVTLPKSAVAFPRIEE
- a CDS encoding D-glycerate dehydrogenase; its protein translation is MGKTYPKVLVTRRLPGVSLDEPAGKVVLAAPPPDAPMPPDELLRLAPGAAGILCTLADRIDARLMDAAGPSLKVVSNFAVGVNNVDIGEASRRGIRVCNTPDVLTQATADLGFALLLAAARKFSDAERALRAGKFEGWDPWGFLGVPVYGKTLGIVGLGKIGCAIAVRAKGFGMRVLYNNRSPVPPDREKILSVEYRGLDDLLAESDFVVLCLPLTPETRGLIGKERLSRMKRTAVLVNIARGEVVDEEGLAQALSEGRIFAAGLDVYEREPLVHPSLLAAPSAVLLPHIGSATSETRERMGRLAAANLLAVLSGAEPFSPVN
- a CDS encoding HD domain-containing protein, whose translation is MVKTKFVKDIKEGEPVRDLFLVAGKAQLLSNAGKPYLNLALRDRTGQFEARVWDRAEEIGKRFDRDDIVEVSGTAIQYQGRMQLKVHDVQKPAGAKPDLGDFLPVTKKGIESLWERFKALTAGIRDADLRRLLEEVFSDASGAETARRFRQAPGGKSMHHDYIGGLLEHTVSVAEICRFLSSHYEGVDGDILVAGALLHDVGKVEELTYEGTFDYTDEGRLLGHLYMGSEMISRACDRIDGFPPEKKMLLKHMVLSHHGELEFGSPKRPKTLEAVLLHFVENMDAKSNAFTEAMDDLREGARWTEYNRMFERYLFSGKFGK
- a CDS encoding stage 0 sporulation protein, which codes for MDLAGVRLRGVCKTFHYDCTGTAVKRGDYVVVQTERGAVLGEVVQRVDAYNPSPGRPAYLRIVRPATADDIRTHQENARREAEAHSFCLKRIEARALLMKLARTEVLLDRSKAIFYFTADGRIDFRELVKDLAHELRTRIEMRQIGVRDEARVVGGIGPCGKNLCCAAFLSDFEPITVKMAKDQKLALNPAKLSGVCGRLMCCLIYEHESYNRARAKACEACGADKEAPSSPEEASESDDLSFRFDDGEDGTS
- a CDS encoding M48 family metalloprotease: MRRLVYAASAAFILAGCATTTLPPVTSKDYAVESDERSLWVQAAEMERGFSKSGFLLGDEALERYLDGVAAKLVTPQMKGRVSFRIRVLKNPHLNAFALPNGALYLHTGILARMENEAQLATLLAHEMTHTTHRHSVNQFRNVKNKSAWLASSVVLTGGYGAILGALGAAAAVTGYSRELETEADMEGIKLVVAAGYDPKESLKIFEYLKKEIEEEKITEPFFFGSHPRIQERIENYEGQLKEKYAGMTGIVNRERFITAVREVILENARLDLKMGRFGIAQRGAEKYLSIRGNCARGRHLLGEVFRQRGEKEDEAKAVAEYLKAMELDPSFPDPHKCLGMIRMKKGEKEEAKKHFERYLALSPDAPDRGYVEEYMKAVR
- a CDS encoding YchF/TatD family DNA exonuclease; this translates as MYFDSHAHLDHEPLCNAEEDVIRRAREAGVSRIVTIGIDPESDAKAIEIAHRHSGIYASIGLHPHKASKCSDDMLASLDRLSRCDKVVGIGETGLDYFRDRSPRDTQRAAFREQIRLARRRSLPVIIHDRIAHGEILSILAEENASEVGGIIHCFSGDYEMARKAVGMNFLISIPGAITYKGSEPQVEAVRKLPLEKLLLETDCPFLAPLPHRGKTNEPAFIPLVANKIAEIKGLSAEDVGRVTTLNALRIYRIPSEEEVRVSYLIRNSLYLNITNRCTNTCVFCAKREDYHVKGHYLKLPGEPSVEEVVAEVGDPTQFDEVVFCGFGEPLLRLDDVKAIASELKSKGAKVRVNTDGLANLVHGRNILPELAGLVDALSVSLNAPDSETYARICPNRYGPASFPAILEFLREAPRHVPSVVATAVALPGLDHDAVRLLADSIEGVSFRLRPFAEVG
- a CDS encoding LEA type 2 family protein — its product is MRIANRFPLFIFLLAASLAAVSCRALIKDALKPPKVRVAKIILASDPVNDPKGPLAFLLTLEVDNRNDYPLTVTRVAYFAVIGRDTVAEGDHGEEIRIEASRVTTVQVPVAIRTDAFREAMRQVLQARRLDYEFNGSVTFSGTVLGTVRIPFSKTGNLDAADLLKKKGF